The Mycolicibacterium duvalii DNA window GCCGGGGTGCAGAGCGTCAACCCGATCGTCGACTTCCCGCCGGAGACGTTCCGCGCGATGCTGGCGCTGATGGTCGAGGCGCCGTTCCTGCTGATCCGGGCGGCGCTGCCGCACATGTACCGCAACGAGTTCGGCCGCGTCGTCAACATCTCGTCGGTGCACGGACTACGGGCCTCACCGTTCAAGTCCGCCTACGTCACCGCCAAACACGCCCTCGAGGGGTTGTCGAAGGTGACGGCGCTGGAAGGCGGGCCTCATGGCGTCACCAGCAACTGCGTGAACCCCGGCTATGTCCGCACGCCGCTGGTGACCAGGCAGATCGCCGATCAGGCCCGAACGCATAGCATTCCCGAAGAGCAGGTGCTGACCGAGATCCTGCTCAAGGAGAGCGCCGTGAAGCGGCTCGTCGAGCCGGAGGAGGTGGGTGCGTTGGTGGGATGGCTGGCATCGCCGGCAGCGGGCATGGTGACCGGGGCGTCATACACGATGGACGGTGGGTGGAGCGCCAAGTGACCGACACCGTGCCGCAATGGGTCCCCACCGACGAGGACATCGCCAAC harbors:
- a CDS encoding 3-hydroxybutyrate dehydrogenase; its protein translation is MSDLRGRTALVTGGAGGIGAACARELAGRGATVTVVDVDEPGAREVASSIGGTAWTLDLSDGRALEDLRLEVDILVNNAGVQSVNPIVDFPPETFRAMLALMVEAPFLLIRAALPHMYRNEFGRVVNISSVHGLRASPFKSAYVTAKHALEGLSKVTALEGGPHGVTSNCVNPGYVRTPLVTRQIADQARTHSIPEEQVLTEILLKESAVKRLVEPEEVGALVGWLASPAAGMVTGASYTMDGGWSAK